A region from the Antennarius striatus isolate MH-2024 chromosome 22, ASM4005453v1, whole genome shotgun sequence genome encodes:
- the LOC137589266 gene encoding beta-2-microglobulin-like yields the protein MKGVVCALLVGLLCLWAPSLTKDTPPKVQVYSRLPGEWEKPNTFVCHVSGFHPPEITIDLLQDGKDMPGAEQTDLAFEEDWHYHLTRHVRFSPTEGQEFACRVTHMGKARTYVWEADV from the exons ATGAAGGGGGTCGTCTGCGCGCTCCTCGTGGGTCTGCTGTGCCTGTGGGCCCCCTCCCTCACCAAAGACA CGCCCCCTAAGGTCCAGGTGTACAGCCGGCTGCCGGGGGAGTGGGAGAAGCCCAACACGTTCGTCTGTCACGTGTCGGGCTTCCACCCCCCAGAGATCACCATCGACCTGCTGCAGGACGGGAAGGACATGCCGGGGGCCGAACAGACGGACCTGGCTTTCGAGGAGGACTGGCACTACCACCTGACccgacatgtgcgcttctcccccaCAGAGGGGCAGGAATTTGCCTGCAGGGTGACTCACATGGGGAAGGCCAGGACCTACGTGTGGG AAGCTGACGTGTAA
- the LOC137589505 gene encoding beta-2-microglobulin-like isoform X1 has product MRTLILFSALAAVYCSKDHTPPKVQVYSFNPGKYGMQNTLICHVSGFHPPDIDIQLMKNGKEVRDSQLTDLAFIKNWQFHLNKRVDFTPERGDYYSCRVTHGFHQKDFAWEPNM; this is encoded by the exons ATGAGGACCCTGATCCTGTTCTCGGCTCTGGCAGCGGTCTACTGCTCCAAGGACCACA CGCCCCCTAAGGTGCAGGTGTACAGCTTCAACCCGGGGAAGTATGGGATGCAGAACACCCTGATTTGCCACGTGAGCGGCTTCCACCCCCCTGACATTGACATCCAGCTGATGAAGAACGGGAAGGAGGTCCGGGACTCCCAGCTGACCGACCtggccttcatcaagaactggcAGTTCCATCTGAACAAGAGGGTGGACTTCACGCCCGAAAGGGGCGACTACTACAGCTGCAGGGTCACCCACGGGTTCCACCAAAAGGACTTTGCATGGG AGCCCAACATGTAG
- the LOC137589505 gene encoding beta-2-microglobulin-like isoform X2, translating into MFTPPKVQVYSFNPGKYGMQNTLICHVSGFHPPDIDIQLMKNGKEVRDSQLTDLAFIKNWQFHLNKRVDFTPERGDYYSCRVTHGFHQKDFAWEPNM; encoded by the exons atgttca CGCCCCCTAAGGTGCAGGTGTACAGCTTCAACCCGGGGAAGTATGGGATGCAGAACACCCTGATTTGCCACGTGAGCGGCTTCCACCCCCCTGACATTGACATCCAGCTGATGAAGAACGGGAAGGAGGTCCGGGACTCCCAGCTGACCGACCtggccttcatcaagaactggcAGTTCCATCTGAACAAGAGGGTGGACTTCACGCCCGAAAGGGGCGACTACTACAGCTGCAGGGTCACCCACGGGTTCCACCAAAAGGACTTTGCATGGG AGCCCAACATGTAG
- the tmbim4 gene encoding protein lifeguard 4, whose protein sequence is MSGDQYPRTSVEDDFNYGTNVSTASVQVRMDFLRKVYSLLSLQILLTTATSALFMFSDTIKEFVHSTPAVVLVSALGSLVLLLVLAVYRHQHPVNLYLLLSFTLLEAGSVATAVTFYDYSTVLQALFLTCAVFAGLTAYTFQSKRDFSKMGAGLFSCLWILIIASFMRLFFNSDSTELVMAGAGALLFCGFIIYDTHLLMKQLSPEEHILASINLYLDIVNLFLHILRVLNAMKKR, encoded by the exons ATGAGCGGAGACCAGTACCCACGGACGTCTGTCGAGGACGACTTCAACTATGGCACCAACGTGTCCACGGCCAGCGTGCAGGTCCGCATGG ACTTCCTCAGGAAGGTCTACTCCCTGCTCAGCCTGCAGATCCTCCTCACCACGGCGACCTCTGCCCTCTTCATGTTCTCTGACACCATCAAGGAGTTCGTCCACAGCAC ACCTGCTGTGGTTCTGGTTTCGGCGCTGGGTTCTCTGGTCCTCCTGCTGGTCCTGGCCGTGTACCGACACCAGCACCCAGTCAACCTCTACCTGCTGCTGTCGTTT ACCCTCCTGGAGGCGGGGTCCGTGGCCACAGCGG TGACCTTCTACGACTACTCCACCGTGTTACAAGCTCTGTTCCTCACCTGCGCCGTGTTCGCTGGACTGACTGCGTACACCTTCCAGTCCAAGAGAGACTTCAGCAAGATGGGTGCCGG ACTCTTCTCCTGCCTCTGGATCCTCATCATCGCCAGCTTCATGCGG CTCTTCTTCAACAGTGACAGCACAGAGCTGGTCATGGCCGGAGCGGGGGCTCTGCTCTTCTGTGGCTTCATCATCTACGACACCCACCTGCTGATGAAGCAGCTTTCTCCTGAGGAGCACATCCTGGCCTCCATCAACCTCTACCTGGACATCGTCAACCTCTTCCTGCACATCCTGCGTGTGCTCAACGCCATGAAGAAGCGCTGA